A region from the Corynebacterium halotolerans YIM 70093 = DSM 44683 genome encodes:
- a CDS encoding M56 family metallopeptidase: protein MITAPILWAAFVVVMLLAVGLIGPVFLRKAAPALARVPRVAIALLAGGILIWPAALLSLGLIFAWVVSGPVILPVGASEVCRQCLAASNPFTTAPFDTRIPSAVLIAVPVLAGVISAVGVIAEYRGRVRRSRDTATVVLDGSTRQMIHGHTVAVVADDRPWALAFSSRQGGIAVSTGTLDRLGGDELTAVLAHEAAHLRQRHHVVSDLVASIAAHLRWVPFIREAAAALPAYLEIAADERACRQAGTPAMVRALLVLGDRTTPAGVADSASGPLLAAGPDRIPHLVRPEVGRRGYFPAAAASAQLLILGAVSAVVLASYAGALLSGCI, encoded by the coding sequence ATGATCACCGCCCCGATTCTGTGGGCGGCCTTTGTCGTCGTGATGCTTCTTGCCGTGGGTCTGATCGGACCGGTTTTCCTGCGTAAAGCCGCCCCCGCTCTGGCGCGGGTACCGCGGGTGGCGATTGCCCTTTTGGCCGGGGGTATCCTCATCTGGCCCGCAGCGCTGTTGTCTCTGGGTCTGATCTTTGCCTGGGTGGTTTCCGGGCCGGTGATCTTGCCCGTCGGGGCCTCGGAGGTGTGCCGGCAGTGCCTGGCCGCCTCCAATCCGTTCACCACCGCCCCCTTCGATACGCGAATTCCCTCCGCCGTGCTCATCGCCGTTCCCGTACTGGCCGGAGTCATCAGTGCTGTCGGTGTCATCGCGGAATACCGGGGCCGAGTGCGACGTTCCCGGGACACAGCGACCGTGGTGCTCGACGGCTCCACCCGGCAGATGATTCACGGGCACACGGTGGCGGTGGTGGCCGATGACCGCCCCTGGGCATTAGCCTTTTCCTCCCGGCAGGGCGGTATCGCGGTGTCTACCGGGACGCTCGACCGGTTGGGTGGTGACGAGTTGACGGCGGTCCTCGCCCACGAAGCCGCCCACCTGCGGCAACGCCACCACGTGGTTTCCGACCTGGTGGCCAGCATCGCCGCCCACCTGCGCTGGGTGCCTTTTATCCGGGAGGCGGCCGCGGCGCTGCCGGCCTATCTGGAAATCGCGGCAGATGAGCGGGCCTGCCGACAGGCGGGGACCCCGGCTATGGTCCGGGCCCTCCTTGTCCTCGGCGACCGCACGACACCGGCGGGAGTCGCTGACTCTGCCTCCGGTCCGCTGTTGGCGGCCGGCCCCGATCGCATTCCGCACCTGGTCCGCCCCGAAGTCGGTAGGCGGGGATACTTTCCGGCGGCGGCAGCCTCCGCCCAGCTTCTCATCTTGGGTGCAGTCAGTGCCGTCGTCCTCGCGTCCTACGCCGGGGCGTTACTCAGTGGCTGCATCTAG